In Stieleria varia, one genomic interval encodes:
- a CDS encoding response regulator produces the protein MESITKPAVLIVDDEPDVLFSLTGLLRKDFQVHTAQSGKEALDILNEHPIQVVMTDQRMPTMTGVELMSQVRDIHPSAIRIIFTGYADIRSVVEAINTGGLYRYITKPWDPEDLLEALREAAEHYETIAAQHRVHAELEGYLIDSLTLLEQIENDRVDPELASQLKQQCVSLQSNLQRITDQVS, from the coding sequence ATGGAATCAATAACCAAACCCGCCGTCTTGATCGTCGATGATGAACCCGACGTGTTGTTCTCCTTGACAGGCTTGCTCAGGAAAGATTTCCAAGTTCACACGGCCCAAAGCGGTAAGGAAGCATTAGACATCCTGAACGAGCATCCGATTCAGGTCGTGATGACCGATCAGCGAATGCCCACCATGACCGGGGTGGAACTGATGAGCCAAGTCCGCGATATCCATCCCTCGGCAATCCGTATCATCTTCACCGGCTACGCAGACATTCGTTCGGTGGTAGAAGCCATCAATACGGGCGGTTTGTACCGATACATCACTAAGCCGTGGGATCCGGAGGACCTGCTGGAGGCGCTTCGTGAAGCCGCCGAACACTACGAAACCATTGCGGCACAACATCGTGTGCACGCAGAGCTTGAGGGCTACCTGATCGACTCTCTGACTCTGCTGGAACAGATCGAAAACGACCGCGTCGATCCCGAGTTGGCCAGTCAACTCAAGCAACAGTGCGTCTCCCTGCAATCCAATCTGCAACGTATCACGGACCAAGTGTCATGA
- a CDS encoding sensor histidine kinase: MQNAIDGMKVLVAEDSDLMRRLLVTHLRNWGYDVIEAVNGEQAWAAFQAEPISMVLTDWIMPEVDGLELIRRIRATPSGPYCYSILLTAKSETEDLVHAMEAGADDFLVKPCDGEELRVRLREGERIIRLQFELAEQNRQLRETQAALVQSEKLASLGQLAAGMAHEINNPIAFVTNNLAVMKRDLTGLMDLVNKYRETRPYLDNAPEKLVQEIDELEQECDCQWLQEYLPKLLASSSQGLTRVRDIISNLRDFARLDQAAYGTLDLSQSARNAADMLSNLLAEKDVSIHFSRDQPLSIACHGDKIQQVIFNTLLNAVQASAHGAVIDVILEEDGEFASLRVNDHGEGMDRETLDRVFEPFFTTKPVGTGTGLGMAVSYGIVRDHGGTITIQSSPGSGTEVNIRLPLNT; encoded by the coding sequence ATGCAGAATGCCATCGACGGGATGAAGGTGCTCGTTGCGGAAGACAGTGACCTGATGCGGCGTCTCTTGGTCACTCATCTTCGCAATTGGGGATACGACGTGATCGAAGCCGTCAACGGAGAACAGGCCTGGGCGGCCTTTCAAGCTGAACCCATCTCGATGGTGCTGACGGATTGGATCATGCCCGAGGTCGATGGTTTGGAATTGATCCGACGCATTCGTGCGACGCCATCGGGTCCTTATTGCTACTCGATTCTGTTGACGGCCAAGTCCGAAACAGAAGATCTCGTTCATGCGATGGAAGCCGGCGCGGATGATTTTCTCGTCAAACCCTGCGACGGCGAAGAACTGCGGGTTCGATTGCGTGAGGGCGAGCGAATCATTCGACTGCAATTTGAATTGGCTGAACAAAACCGCCAACTCAGAGAAACTCAAGCCGCGTTGGTGCAAAGCGAAAAACTGGCGAGCTTGGGACAACTTGCTGCCGGCATGGCACACGAGATCAACAATCCGATCGCGTTTGTCACGAATAACTTGGCCGTAATGAAACGCGATTTGACCGGACTGATGGATTTGGTCAACAAATACCGGGAGACGCGACCCTACCTCGACAACGCCCCTGAGAAACTGGTCCAAGAAATCGACGAGTTGGAGCAAGAATGTGATTGTCAGTGGTTGCAGGAGTATTTGCCCAAACTCTTGGCGTCATCAAGTCAAGGCTTGACGCGGGTTCGAGACATCATCAGCAATCTGCGAGACTTTGCTCGTTTGGACCAGGCAGCCTACGGAACCTTGGATCTCTCGCAATCGGCACGCAATGCCGCCGACATGCTCAGCAATTTACTCGCTGAAAAAGATGTTTCGATTCATTTTTCGCGGGATCAACCTCTGTCCATCGCCTGTCATGGCGACAAAATCCAGCAGGTGATTTTCAACACACTGCTCAATGCCGTCCAGGCAAGTGCGCACGGCGCGGTCATTGACGTTATCCTGGAGGAAGACGGCGAGTTTGCCAGCTTGCGTGTCAACGACCACGGAGAAGGAATGGATCGCGAAACTCTCGATCGAGTTTTTGAACCATTCTTTACGACAAAACCAGTTGGTACAGGAACAGGACTGGGAATGGCAGTCAGTTATGGGATCGTCCGTGACCACGGCGGTACCATCACGATCCAAAGCAGTCCTGGATCAGGAACCGAAGTGAACATTCGCTTGCCACTCAACACGTGA
- a CDS encoding ROK family protein produces the protein MNSDFFLGIDVGGTDIKLGLVDDRGNVHFKHQTPTRPLGCPDAVFEYAIRYANETLLNHELPADMLRGVGVAVPGVLDTRAGVLREVVNLPGWLGVSLIKHLAAITKLPTQLINDANAAAYAEHVIRSLGDGSLALLTLGTGIGGGLVLSGRPHGGDHGCAGELGHITIDFSDTAIPCTCGSRGHLESYAGAPAVLSNLQRRLRALPVESISPELLSPDVTTRDIATHAEKGCQVCVDVMMETACHVGKAIGMLGQVCNPEVVILGGAMTFGGEATATGRMFLDAVRESVKRTTLVQVGGNMDIQFASLGNDAGVCGAGMIARHRSSRSAR, from the coding sequence ATGAACTCTGATTTCTTTCTTGGCATCGATGTTGGCGGTACCGACATCAAATTGGGTTTGGTCGATGATCGTGGAAACGTTCATTTCAAACACCAGACCCCGACGCGACCGCTCGGCTGCCCCGACGCGGTATTCGAATACGCGATCCGATACGCCAACGAAACGCTGCTCAACCATGAGTTGCCCGCCGACATGCTACGTGGCGTCGGGGTTGCCGTCCCAGGCGTCTTGGACACACGCGCCGGCGTGCTACGTGAAGTCGTCAACTTGCCGGGATGGTTGGGGGTTTCGTTGATCAAGCATCTGGCTGCGATCACCAAGCTGCCAACACAACTGATCAATGACGCCAATGCGGCGGCTTATGCCGAGCATGTGATTCGGTCTCTCGGCGATGGCTCCTTGGCGCTATTGACCCTGGGAACTGGCATCGGCGGCGGTCTGGTCCTATCGGGACGCCCCCATGGCGGCGATCACGGTTGTGCCGGCGAGCTGGGTCACATCACGATCGATTTTTCCGACACCGCGATCCCTTGCACCTGTGGCAGTCGCGGGCATTTGGAATCTTACGCGGGTGCACCAGCGGTTCTGTCCAACCTGCAACGCCGCCTACGTGCCTTGCCGGTGGAGTCAATCTCCCCAGAGCTACTCTCACCGGACGTGACCACACGGGACATCGCCACGCATGCCGAGAAAGGATGCCAAGTTTGCGTCGATGTGATGATGGAGACGGCGTGTCATGTCGGCAAAGCGATTGGTATGCTGGGGCAAGTTTGCAATCCAGAAGTCGTGATTCTGGGTGGCGCGATGACCTTTGGCGGCGAAGCAACGGCGACAGGACGCATGTTCTTGGACGCGGTGCGTGAAAGTGTCAAACGAACGACGTTGGTTCAGGTCGGTGGTAACATGGACATTCAGTTCGCGTCGCTGGGTAACGACGCTGGCGTGTGCGGCGCCGGCATGATTGCTCGCCACCGTTCTTCCCGCTCGGCACGTTGA
- a CDS encoding 6-phosphogluconolactonase: MDPNSVERIPVKIFARASDASAAVAAEIAQLIRARASENKPCVLGLATGSSPIGVYQELVRMHREESLSFAGVTVFALDEFYPMNPQELQSYARILRDSLTDLVDIAPANVHVPDGSIAREDVKQFCIDYEQRIVDAGGIDIQLLGVSKTGHIACNEPGSDRNSRTRMITLDRFTRMDAASDFFGAENVPRHAITMGVGTILDARRIFLLAFGEGKAPIIVRTVEDPSMAGVPASFLQGHVGATVWLDEAAASLLTRRQSPWLLGETEWDAETTRRAVIGLATANGKAILKLTDQDYNEAGLQDLLASHGDSYGINLSVFRHLQATITGWPGGKPDRIKQAGDRPGHRDDIFPKRVVVFSPHPDDDVISMGGTLIRLVDQGHQVHIAYQTSGNIAVFDSDAMRFAEFAADFCREFGIQASGMDDIERHVDEFLRNKRSGQIDSDQVQRIKALIRRGEAREGARCCGVDDDKLHFLNLPFYQTGRVQKQPLGEEDYQITVDLLREIQPHQIYAAGDLSDPHGTHRTCLSAILQACVRCSDDPWYQDCIVWLYRGAWQEWPIEQIEMAVPLSPREVDRKRVAIFKHESQKDRALFPGTDLREFWQRAESRNRETAQRYDQLGLAEYEAIEGFVKWDGNSGLEI; encoded by the coding sequence ATGGATCCAAATTCGGTCGAACGTATCCCCGTCAAGATCTTTGCCCGCGCCTCCGATGCCAGTGCTGCCGTCGCAGCCGAGATCGCGCAATTGATCCGAGCCCGCGCCTCCGAAAACAAACCCTGCGTCTTGGGACTAGCCACCGGCTCGTCGCCGATCGGTGTCTATCAGGAACTCGTTCGGATGCACCGAGAGGAATCCCTGTCCTTTGCCGGCGTGACCGTGTTCGCATTGGACGAGTTCTATCCGATGAACCCGCAGGAGCTACAAAGCTACGCCAGGATCCTGCGTGACAGCCTGACCGATCTGGTCGATATTGCTCCCGCCAATGTTCATGTCCCTGACGGTTCCATTGCCAGAGAGGACGTCAAGCAGTTTTGTATCGACTATGAACAGCGAATCGTCGACGCCGGTGGCATCGACATTCAGCTCCTGGGCGTCAGCAAGACCGGTCACATTGCCTGTAACGAACCGGGTTCCGACCGTAACAGTCGCACGCGGATGATCACACTTGATCGCTTCACGCGGATGGACGCCGCCAGTGATTTCTTTGGCGCCGAAAACGTACCACGACATGCGATCACGATGGGTGTTGGCACCATCCTGGATGCTCGGCGCATCTTTTTGTTGGCGTTCGGTGAGGGCAAGGCACCGATCATCGTTCGCACGGTGGAGGATCCATCGATGGCTGGAGTCCCCGCGTCGTTCTTGCAGGGGCATGTCGGCGCGACGGTGTGGTTGGACGAAGCCGCAGCGAGCCTGTTGACCAGACGCCAAAGTCCTTGGCTGTTGGGCGAAACCGAGTGGGACGCCGAAACGACGCGTCGTGCCGTGATCGGTTTGGCCACCGCCAACGGCAAAGCAATCTTGAAACTGACCGACCAGGATTACAACGAAGCCGGATTGCAGGACTTACTGGCAAGTCATGGCGATTCCTACGGAATCAATCTCAGCGTGTTTCGTCACTTGCAAGCCACCATCACGGGTTGGCCCGGAGGCAAGCCGGATCGGATCAAACAGGCGGGCGATCGTCCAGGACACCGTGACGATATCTTTCCCAAACGCGTCGTCGTCTTTTCACCGCACCCGGACGATGATGTCATCTCGATGGGCGGCACATTGATTCGATTGGTGGATCAAGGTCATCAGGTTCATATCGCCTACCAGACATCGGGCAACATCGCCGTCTTTGACAGTGACGCGATGCGGTTTGCCGAGTTTGCAGCGGACTTTTGCCGTGAATTTGGAATTCAAGCGTCGGGCATGGACGACATTGAGAGACACGTCGATGAGTTCTTACGAAACAAACGCTCGGGACAAATCGACAGCGATCAAGTTCAGCGGATCAAAGCACTGATCCGGCGTGGTGAAGCCCGCGAGGGGGCGAGATGCTGTGGCGTCGATGACGACAAACTGCATTTCCTCAACTTGCCGTTCTATCAAACCGGTCGTGTTCAAAAACAACCGTTGGGCGAAGAGGATTACCAGATCACGGTCGACTTGTTACGCGAGATTCAACCGCATCAGATTTATGCTGCCGGCGATTTGTCCGATCCGCACGGCACTCACCGGACGTGTTTGAGCGCCATCTTGCAAGCCTGTGTGCGGTGCTCCGATGACCCTTGGTATCAAGATTGCATCGTCTGGCTGTATCGCGGTGCGTGGCAGGAATGGCCCATCGAGCAGATCGAAATGGCGGTTCCGCTCAGCCCTCGCGAAGTCGACCGCAAACGCGTGGCGATCTTTAAGCACGAGTCACAAAAGGACCGTGCCTTGTTCCCCGGCACCGATTTACGTGAATTCTGGCAACGCGCCGAGTCCCGAAACCGCGAAACCGCCCAACGCTACGATCAGCTCGGATTGGCGGAGTACGAAGCCATCGAAGGGTTCGTCAAATGGGACGGAAACTCGGGACTGGAGATCTAG
- a CDS encoding hybrid sensor histidine kinase/response regulator: protein MTDSESESSSQVDPDACVLSGPSLRRRLLRSHLIVAVFSIVILVVALFATHWLRNRALHLARLRAPTAQASIQTLSGVQQSLAALRGWMLVGDSQFRDERHAAWNDRILPSLAKLKELSQEWTTKETRDEFQEATRALEDLRDAQWWIEDVAWMPGNEPAKYLVEKQVDPVMDDLMNAMQRIFDEEQKGNAEDSNEAKLIPLANFRFTFTRSRTTIASFLQTANDAEEREFRKQIDYAQSQLDELTDERESLSATQQGHLKTIIDEFQVYQVLCQEAINVRRSSNWNVAQHVLTEEAIPASRNATRLLKSLSDRQLRLMDREAEMVESISQWTFFALLSLIAFMAVVAWIVSQRSAARLAAPISLLATATEELAAGRFNDDIQITSNDELGQLTHSFNMMRQRLQKALNDLAKARDQAQLANQTKSEFLANMSHEIRTPMNGIIGMAELLSNTKLKSDQRDYLNMVRDSADSLLRLLNEILDFSKIEAGRLEMEHIPFPLRDTVVVTGQTLMSRASEKGLELACRIAPEIPDTLIGDPNRIRQILVNLIGNAIKFTTAGEVVVNVEPEMISDDQVRLHFMVRDTGIGIPPEKQDQVFEAFTQADSSTTREYGGTGLGLAISSELVRLMNGRIWVESEVGVGTQFHFNICLPVHDPSPQPLSIDLESLRDVAALIVDDNSTNRKILQEVLNSWNMRPVVADSGPSGLAEMHRAVYENRPFSLVLLDCMMPGMDGFEFARQVQEHEEIANCTIIMVSSGLRQGDTARCKSLGIRRYMAKPLKQSDLLNAIMEQVNRLPAQSGKRTLPTRRTFVPDDQIEPRRVLLVEDSLVNQRVALGFLEWQKHEVVVAADGLQAVEVSAKEPFDLILMDIQMPEMDGYEATRLIREREHETDTHIPIVAMTANAMKGDKEKCLQAGMDAYISKPVSAPELLRVVAEYPANVLSGRRQKENDMPIIKRNGESEPPVAQPQIPTENFKVDWVLARKSIPGNDAQFCEFVELFLNECPKLITEIETGLAADDRTRLMRGAHTLKSNAAIFQIQPVVDAAAHLEVNAATATTTELQAEIQELNVMTTNILGQFRTQLASLRSENG from the coding sequence ATGACCGATAGCGAATCGGAGTCATCGAGCCAGGTCGATCCGGACGCATGTGTGCTTTCGGGTCCGAGTCTTCGTCGTCGATTGCTACGATCGCACTTGATCGTCGCCGTATTCAGCATCGTCATCCTCGTGGTGGCTCTGTTCGCAACCCACTGGCTCCGCAATCGCGCGCTCCATCTCGCTCGACTTCGAGCGCCAACCGCACAGGCGTCCATTCAAACGCTAAGCGGCGTTCAGCAATCACTGGCAGCATTGAGAGGCTGGATGTTGGTCGGCGATTCCCAATTTCGAGACGAACGACACGCAGCGTGGAACGACAGGATCTTGCCGTCATTGGCGAAATTGAAAGAACTGAGTCAGGAATGGACGACGAAGGAAACTCGAGATGAGTTTCAAGAAGCAACGCGGGCGCTGGAAGATCTTCGCGATGCTCAATGGTGGATCGAGGACGTCGCTTGGATGCCGGGGAATGAACCCGCGAAATATCTAGTCGAAAAGCAAGTCGACCCGGTCATGGACGATTTGATGAACGCGATGCAGCGTATTTTTGACGAAGAACAGAAGGGCAACGCAGAAGACAGCAATGAAGCGAAGTTGATTCCCTTGGCCAACTTTCGTTTCACGTTCACTCGTTCGCGAACCACGATCGCTTCGTTCTTGCAGACGGCCAATGATGCCGAGGAACGAGAGTTCCGAAAGCAAATTGACTATGCGCAATCCCAGTTGGATGAACTGACGGATGAACGCGAGTCACTGTCGGCAACGCAGCAAGGGCACCTGAAGACAATCATTGATGAGTTCCAAGTCTATCAGGTGCTGTGTCAGGAGGCGATCAATGTGCGTCGTTCGTCGAATTGGAATGTCGCTCAACATGTGCTGACGGAAGAAGCCATTCCGGCATCGAGGAACGCCACTCGTTTGCTCAAATCGCTTTCCGATCGACAACTGCGGTTGATGGACCGAGAAGCTGAAATGGTGGAGTCGATCAGTCAGTGGACCTTCTTTGCCTTGCTCTCCCTGATCGCGTTCATGGCGGTCGTCGCCTGGATTGTTTCTCAAAGGTCGGCCGCCAGATTGGCTGCTCCCATCTCCTTGCTAGCCACGGCGACGGAAGAACTGGCCGCAGGTCGATTTAACGATGACATCCAGATCACGAGCAATGACGAACTGGGACAATTGACACACTCATTCAACATGATGCGTCAACGATTGCAGAAAGCGTTGAATGACCTGGCAAAGGCTCGTGATCAAGCACAATTGGCAAATCAAACCAAGAGCGAGTTTCTGGCCAATATGAGTCACGAGATTCGCACTCCGATGAACGGTATCATCGGCATGGCAGAACTGTTGTCCAACACAAAACTCAAGAGCGATCAGCGTGACTACCTCAATATGGTCCGAGACTCGGCGGATTCACTGCTGCGTTTACTCAATGAGATCCTTGATTTCTCTAAAATCGAAGCCGGTCGGTTGGAGATGGAGCATATTCCATTTCCCCTGCGTGATACCGTTGTGGTTACCGGCCAAACGTTGATGTCGCGGGCATCGGAGAAAGGCCTGGAACTGGCTTGTCGAATCGCCCCGGAAATACCCGACACCTTGATCGGCGACCCGAATCGGATTCGACAGATCTTGGTGAATCTGATTGGCAATGCGATCAAATTCACCACCGCAGGCGAGGTCGTCGTCAATGTCGAACCAGAAATGATTTCGGATGACCAAGTGCGACTGCACTTTATGGTCCGCGACACAGGAATCGGGATCCCGCCGGAGAAGCAAGACCAAGTCTTTGAAGCGTTCACTCAAGCTGACTCATCGACCACCCGAGAGTACGGAGGCACCGGTTTGGGACTTGCCATCTCATCCGAATTGGTACGATTGATGAACGGTCGAATATGGGTCGAAAGCGAGGTCGGCGTCGGCACTCAGTTCCATTTCAACATCTGCTTGCCAGTGCACGATCCATCACCGCAACCACTTTCCATCGATTTGGAAAGCCTACGTGATGTCGCAGCTTTAATCGTTGACGACAATTCCACCAATCGCAAGATCTTGCAGGAAGTGTTGAACAGTTGGAACATGCGTCCCGTGGTGGCAGATAGTGGTCCATCCGGCTTAGCAGAGATGCATCGCGCCGTTTACGAAAACCGTCCTTTCTCGCTGGTTCTGCTGGATTGCATGATGCCCGGAATGGATGGATTCGAATTTGCCAGGCAAGTGCAAGAGCACGAGGAGATTGCCAATTGCACCATCATCATGGTCTCCTCCGGATTGCGTCAGGGAGATACCGCGAGATGCAAAAGCTTGGGTATCCGTCGGTATATGGCAAAACCGCTGAAACAGTCTGATTTGCTCAATGCCATCATGGAACAGGTGAATCGTTTGCCCGCCCAATCGGGCAAGCGTACGCTGCCGACAAGGCGAACATTCGTTCCCGACGATCAGATTGAGCCACGCCGAGTCCTGCTTGTTGAGGACAGTCTGGTCAATCAACGCGTCGCGTTGGGATTCCTGGAGTGGCAAAAGCACGAAGTCGTAGTAGCCGCAGACGGCTTGCAAGCCGTCGAGGTCTCGGCAAAAGAACCGTTTGACTTGATCCTGATGGACATACAGATGCCCGAAATGGACGGCTACGAAGCGACGCGTTTGATCCGGGAACGCGAACACGAAACCGACACGCACATCCCCATTGTCGCGATGACGGCCAACGCGATGAAGGGAGACAAAGAAAAGTGCTTGCAAGCCGGCATGGATGCTTACATCTCCAAACCGGTCAGCGCTCCGGAACTGTTGCGGGTCGTGGCCGAGTATCCTGCTAACGTGCTCTCTGGACGCCGACAAAAGGAGAATGATATGCCGATCATTAAACGCAATGGCGAATCCGAACCTCCCGTAGCCCAGCCACAGATTCCCACCGAAAATTTCAAGGTGGATTGGGTACTTGCTCGAAAAAGCATCCCCGGGAACGATGCGCAGTTTTGTGAGTTCGTCGAGCTGTTTCTCAACGAATGCCCCAAGCTGATCACTGAGATTGAAACGGGTTTGGCTGCCGATGATCGCACTCGGCTGATGCGTGGCGCGCATACGCTCAAGAGCAACGCAGCAATCTTTCAAATCCAACCAGTGGTCGACGCGGCCGCTCACTTGGAGGTTAACGCGGCCACGGCAACAACGACCGAACTACAGGCTGAGATCCAGGAACTCAATGTCATGACAACGAACATCCTGGGTCAATTCCGCACTCAGCTTGCTTCACTCCGATCGGAGAACGGTTAG